The following proteins come from a genomic window of Populus nigra chromosome 6, ddPopNigr1.1, whole genome shotgun sequence:
- the LOC133697208 gene encoding ACT domain-containing protein ACR4-like isoform X1 gives MEVNMSFSNDMDDEYEKLFRRLNPPRVVIDNEACKNATVIRVDSANKHGILLEVVQVLTDLNLIITKAYISSDGGWFMDVFNVTDPDGNKVTDEAILDYITKSLGPESCFTSSMRSVGVKQSMDHTAIELTGSDRPGLLSEVSAVLTHLKCNVVNAEVWTHNMRAAAVMQVTDEETGSAIIDPEKLSRIKELLCNVLKGSNKSRGAKTVVSHGVTHTERRLHQMMFADRDYERANNDELDEKQRPNVSVVNWCEKDYSVVTITSKDRPKLLFDTVCTLTDMEYVVFHANIDAEGPEAHQEYYIKHIDGSPVKSEAERQRIIQCLEAAIERRVSEGLKLELCTTDRVGLLSDVTRIFRENSLTVTRAEVTTRAGKAVNTFYVSDASGYPVDAKTIDSIRQAIGQTILKVKGSPEELKPVSQESPTRFLFGGLFKSRSFVNFGLVRSYS, from the exons ATGG AGGTCAACATGAGCTTTTCAAATGACATGGATGATGAATATGAGAAACTCTTTAGGAGATTGAATCCACCCAG GGTTGTGATTGATAATGAAGCTTGCAAGAATGCTACAGTCATAAGG GTTGATAGTGCTAACAAACATGGAATACTTCTTGAAGTTGTACAAGTCCTTACTGATCTGAACCTCATCATAACCAAAGCTTACATATCTTCTGATGGTGGTTGGTTTATGGATG TTTTTAATGTTACGGATCCTGATGGAAACAAGGTTACTGATGAAGCAATTCTAGATTATATTACAAAG TCTCTAGGGCCGGAATCCTGCTTTACATCTTCTATGAGATCTGTTGGGGTTAAACAATCCATGGACCACACTGCAATTGAGTTAACAGGAAGTGACAGACCAGGGCTGCTATCTGAAGTGAGTGCTGTACTCACCCACCTAAAATGCAACGTAGTGAATGCAGAGGTCTGGACACACAATATGCGGGCAGCAGCCGTGATGCAAGTAACTGATGAGGAAACTGGGTCGGCAATTATTGATCCAGAGAAGCTATCTAGGATCAAGGAACTTCTTTGTAATGTACTGAAGGGCAGTAACAAATCTAGGGGAGCTAAAACTGTTGTATCTCATGGGGTCACCCATACCGAGAGAAGGCTTCACCAAATGATGTTCGCTGATAGGGATTATGAACGAGCTAACAATGATGAATTAGATGAGAAGCAAAGGCCTAATGTGAGTGTGGTTAATTGGTGCGAGAAGGACTACTCAGTTGTAACTATAACAAGTAAAGATAGGCCAAAGCTTCTCTTTGATACAGTTTGTACATTGACAGACATGGAGTATGTGGTTTTTCATGCTAATATTGATGCTGAGGGCCCAGAAGCTCATCAG GAATATTATATCAAGCATATTGATGGGTCCCCTGTAAAATCAGAGGCTGAGAGACAAAGGATTATACAATGTCTTGAAGCAGCTATTGAAAGAAGAGTATCCGAG GGCTTGAAGCTAGAGTTATGCACTACGGACAGAGTGGGGCTGCTATCCGATGTTACTCGTATCTTTCGAGAAAATAGCCTTACTGTCACCAGAGCAGAAGTAACAACCAGAGCAGGCAAAGCAGTTAATACATTTTATGTTAGTGATGCATCAGGGTATCCTGTTGATGCTAAAACCATAGATTCCATCCGGCAAGCAATTGGCCAGACCATACTGAAGGTGAAAGGCAGTCCTGAAGAGCTAAAACCGGTGTCTCAGGAATCACCCACTAGGTTTCTCTTTGGAGGTCTCTTCAAATCCAGATCTTTTGTCAACTTTGGGTTGGTTAGATCCTATTCTTGA
- the LOC133697208 gene encoding ACT domain-containing protein ACR4-like isoform X2: MSFSNDMDDEYEKLFRRLNPPRVVIDNEACKNATVIRVDSANKHGILLEVVQVLTDLNLIITKAYISSDGGWFMDVFNVTDPDGNKVTDEAILDYITKSLGPESCFTSSMRSVGVKQSMDHTAIELTGSDRPGLLSEVSAVLTHLKCNVVNAEVWTHNMRAAAVMQVTDEETGSAIIDPEKLSRIKELLCNVLKGSNKSRGAKTVVSHGVTHTERRLHQMMFADRDYERANNDELDEKQRPNVSVVNWCEKDYSVVTITSKDRPKLLFDTVCTLTDMEYVVFHANIDAEGPEAHQEYYIKHIDGSPVKSEAERQRIIQCLEAAIERRVSEGLKLELCTTDRVGLLSDVTRIFRENSLTVTRAEVTTRAGKAVNTFYVSDASGYPVDAKTIDSIRQAIGQTILKVKGSPEELKPVSQESPTRFLFGGLFKSRSFVNFGLVRSYS, encoded by the exons ATGAGCTTTTCAAATGACATGGATGATGAATATGAGAAACTCTTTAGGAGATTGAATCCACCCAG GGTTGTGATTGATAATGAAGCTTGCAAGAATGCTACAGTCATAAGG GTTGATAGTGCTAACAAACATGGAATACTTCTTGAAGTTGTACAAGTCCTTACTGATCTGAACCTCATCATAACCAAAGCTTACATATCTTCTGATGGTGGTTGGTTTATGGATG TTTTTAATGTTACGGATCCTGATGGAAACAAGGTTACTGATGAAGCAATTCTAGATTATATTACAAAG TCTCTAGGGCCGGAATCCTGCTTTACATCTTCTATGAGATCTGTTGGGGTTAAACAATCCATGGACCACACTGCAATTGAGTTAACAGGAAGTGACAGACCAGGGCTGCTATCTGAAGTGAGTGCTGTACTCACCCACCTAAAATGCAACGTAGTGAATGCAGAGGTCTGGACACACAATATGCGGGCAGCAGCCGTGATGCAAGTAACTGATGAGGAAACTGGGTCGGCAATTATTGATCCAGAGAAGCTATCTAGGATCAAGGAACTTCTTTGTAATGTACTGAAGGGCAGTAACAAATCTAGGGGAGCTAAAACTGTTGTATCTCATGGGGTCACCCATACCGAGAGAAGGCTTCACCAAATGATGTTCGCTGATAGGGATTATGAACGAGCTAACAATGATGAATTAGATGAGAAGCAAAGGCCTAATGTGAGTGTGGTTAATTGGTGCGAGAAGGACTACTCAGTTGTAACTATAACAAGTAAAGATAGGCCAAAGCTTCTCTTTGATACAGTTTGTACATTGACAGACATGGAGTATGTGGTTTTTCATGCTAATATTGATGCTGAGGGCCCAGAAGCTCATCAG GAATATTATATCAAGCATATTGATGGGTCCCCTGTAAAATCAGAGGCTGAGAGACAAAGGATTATACAATGTCTTGAAGCAGCTATTGAAAGAAGAGTATCCGAG GGCTTGAAGCTAGAGTTATGCACTACGGACAGAGTGGGGCTGCTATCCGATGTTACTCGTATCTTTCGAGAAAATAGCCTTACTGTCACCAGAGCAGAAGTAACAACCAGAGCAGGCAAAGCAGTTAATACATTTTATGTTAGTGATGCATCAGGGTATCCTGTTGATGCTAAAACCATAGATTCCATCCGGCAAGCAATTGGCCAGACCATACTGAAGGTGAAAGGCAGTCCTGAAGAGCTAAAACCGGTGTCTCAGGAATCACCCACTAGGTTTCTCTTTGGAGGTCTCTTCAAATCCAGATCTTTTGTCAACTTTGGGTTGGTTAGATCCTATTCTTGA
- the LOC133696312 gene encoding cytosolic sulfotransferase 12-like: protein MTRPEQSLSLPGYLQENETSQEFRDLIVSIPTEKGWIANHLHQYQGFWHTTRQLQGVLACQKHFQAQDGDIFLVTTPKSGSTWLKAVMFALVNRVSFPDTKQHPLLTNNPHALVPFLEMEYIGKENLDFTNYTFPRLFSTHLPLLSLPRSVEDSDCKLVYLCRNPKDSFVSLWHFTNKLRPIDWGASSLEETFDKFCRGVNLYGPFWDHVLGYWKESLERHHRVFFLKYEEMKREPRIQLRRLSEFLGCPFSLEEENSGVLDEILELCSFENLSNLEVNIIGRLHSGEEHQAFFRRGEVGDSMNYLTAEMVEKIDMITEQKLHGHGLKF from the coding sequence ATGACAAGGCCCGAGCAATCTCTTTCTCTTCCCGGATACTTGCAAGAAAATGAAACCTCCCAAGAATTTAGAGACTTGATAGTCTCCATACCCACTGAGAAGGGCTGGATTGCAAATCATCTCCATCAATACCAAGGTTTTTGGCACACAACTAGGCAACTTCAAGGGGTTCTAGCTTGCCAAAAACACTTTCAAGCACAAGATGGCGATATCTTTCTTGTCACCACTCCTAAATCAGGCTCTACTTGGTTAAAGGCGGTGATGTTTGCCTTGGTGAATCGGGTTTCCTTTCCTGACACTAAACAACACCCTTTGCTCACTAACAACCCTCATGCTCTTGTGCCTTTCTTGGAGATGGAATACATTGGCAAAGAGAATCTTGACTTCACCAACTACACTTTTCCTAGGCTGTTTTCAACTCATCTCCCACTCTTGTCACTTCCCAGATCTGTGGAGGACTCTGATTGCAAGCTTGTTTACTTGTGTAGGAATCCTAAGGACAGTTTCGTGTCCCTTTGGCACTTCACTAACAAGTTGAGACCCATTGATTGGGGTGCTAGTTCACTTGAAGAGACCTTTGATAAATTTTGTAGGGGAGTGAATTTGTATGGGCCATTTTGGGACCATGTTTTGGGTTATTGGAAGGAGAGCCTGGAAAGGCATCATAGGGTATTTTTCTTGAAGTACGAGGAAATGAAAAGGGAGCCCAGGATTCAGTTGAGGAGACTGTCTGAATTCTTGGGGTGTCCATTTTCCCTCGAAGAAGAGAATAGCGGTGTCTTGGATGAAATTTTGGAGCTGTGTAGTTTTGAAAACCTGAGCAATTTAGAAGTGAATATTATCGGAAGGCTGCATTCAGGAGAGGAGCACCAGGCCTTTTTTCGACGAGGCGAAGTTGGTGATTCCATGAATTATCTCACGGCTGAGATGGTGGAAAAAATTGACATGATCACTGAGCAGAAGTTGCATGGTCATGGTTTAAAGTTCTAG
- the LOC133696902 gene encoding cytosolic sulfotransferase 5-like, with product MTSPEQSLSLPIFLQENETSQEFKDLIASMPTEKGWITKHMHQYHGFWYSTRQLPGILACQKHFQAQDGDIFLVTTPKSGSTWLKAVMFSLVNRVSFPDTKQHPLLTNNPHALVPFLEMEYIGEENLDFTNYTFPRLFSTHLPLSSLPRSVEDSDCKLVYLCRNPKDTFVSFWHFSNKLTPIDWVASSLEETFDKFCRGVSLYGPFWDHVLGYWKESLERPHRVFFLKYEEMKREPRIQLRRLSEFLGCPFSLEEENSGVLDEILELCSFENLSNLEVNKIGRLHSGQEHQAFFRRGEVGDSMNYLTAEMVEKIDMITEQKLHCHGLKF from the coding sequence ATGACAAGCCCCGAGCAATCTCTTTCTCTTCCCATATTCTTGCAAGAAAATGAAACCTCCCAAGAATTCAAAGACTTGATAGCCTCAATGCCCACTGAGAAAGGCTGGATTACAAAACATATGCATCAATACCACGGTTTTTGGTACTCAACGAGGCAACTTCCAGGGATTCTAGCTTGCCAAAAACACTTTCAAGCCCAAGATGGCGATATCTTTCTTGTCACCACTCCTAAATCAGGCTCTACTTGGTTAAAGGCGgtgatgttttccttggtgAATCGGGTTTCCTTTCCTGACACCAAACAACACCCTTTGCTCACTAACAACCCTCATGCTCTTGTGCCTTTCTTGGAGATGGAATACATTGGCGAAGAGAATCTTGACTTCACCAACTACACTTTTCCTAGGCTGTTTTCAACTCATCTTCCACTCTCATCACTTCCGAGATCTGTGGAGGACTCTGATTGCAAGCTTGTTTACTTGTGCAGGAATCCTAAGGACACTTTCGTGTCCTTTTGGCACTTCAGTAACAAGTTGACACCCATAGATTGGGTTGCAAGTTCACTTGAAGAGACCTTTGATAAATTCTGTAGGGGAGTGAGTTTGTACGGGCCATTTTGGGACCATGTTTTGGGTTATTGGAAGGAGAGCCTGGAAAGGCCTCATAGGGTATTTTTCTTGAAGTACGAGGAAATGAAAAGGGAGCCCAGGATTCAATTGAGGAGACTGTCTGAATTCTTGGGGTGTCCATTTTCCCTCGAAGAAGAGAATAGCGGTGTCTTGGATGAAATCTTGGAGCTGTGTAGTTTTGAAAACCTGAGCAATTTAGAAGTGAACAAGATCGGAAGGCTGCATTCCGGACAGGAGCATCAGGCCTTTTTTCGACGAGGCGAAGTTGGCGATTCCATGAATTATCTCACGGCTGAGATGGTGGAAAAAATTGACATGATCACTGAGCAGAAGTTGCATTGTCATGGTTTAAAGTTCTAG